Genomic window (Cucumis sativus cultivar 9930 chromosome 2, Cucumber_9930_V3, whole genome shotgun sequence):
TTGATGGTAGGTTCGTTTCTAtattataatccaaaattttgtttagggtgtagatattttaatttattttactatttttttatcatttttttcttttatgtagtGTAAACAATTAgtcaaaaatatttctttttgaaagaactttaaaatagtaatttatttattatagcttttaaataaaaaatggtaaaaatatatgaagtgaattttgtttttgagtggttttgttatatagagtgtaaatagtttatttttttatattaaaaaaagcttttaataaatgaataaaattacaaaaactatGGGATTGGTTATAATGGTACCGTAAAGTTTAAatgtgaaatttaaaaaattaacgcaaagtaaaaaataataatttatcagTCCCAAATCAAATAAGTGCTTTTAGGATGGTTAAAATAAGCATTTTTCAcccaaatttatttaattgaaaaacgTATTAAATCAACGCCTACTATtgtggttttgtttttctaactTACAAAGAAGGATAATGATTTCATTGGGAGtaaagttgttattataaattagaTACCATTTTTCCTTCTAAGATAACGATAGCTCAATTGTTAAGAGAgcgaaaaaaataaaaatggtgtTGATATTTGTTTCAAATGGATGATGTGGCATAacatgaaaaatgttgatagATGTTGGCTTATCAATAATCTCACTCCACAGTTGTTTAAAggaatattataatttattttataaattttaaaaaataaaattgttaaaaatatttgtaaatatagtaaaattttatgattaGATTCACCTCAATAATtgtatgataattttttttatcagtaaaatttgaatgatgttttttaaaaatgattgtgatattttaaaaataagaaaagaaaagagcaCTAAAGAAACATCCATGGTTTGTGGACAAAGGGAAAGGGATATGCAAAAAATGGTGCCCTTAGTTGGCATTCAAAACCTAATTCTTGATTTGATAACAAAGGAGGCAGCCAGAATTGAAAAGCCCCACTTCTCCACTTCTCCACTTCTCCACTTCCTTTCTCTTCCATATCTCAACATAATTATGTCTCCCCCACTAAACAATATCCCATACTCTATTTTCCAACTTATGTTATTAATTCATCCCTTACCTTACTAAATCAAtcgattaattaatttgttttttaatttaaaacttgaaaactaaAACACAACATTCACTTGAgagattaatttgttttttgttttgggtgAGAGAGACTTACACCTCATTTTTGGAAGATGACACATCATTCATCAATgatctatttttcttcaaaatacttattattatttgatgtgaccattgttttttcaattattcaacTTGTGAACTTTATAAAACATGACTATATTAGTAAATTTGACATTATTTCTAACCatcttaacaaatttgtagacctataaaaattaaatattaaatcagATGTGGAAAATGATAATGTTACATTATAAAATGTggatatttgtatttaattatatgcCTAAAAAGATTCATTGGACATGggtgaatataataaaataatgtaaagGAAATCCCTTATTTAGTACTCAATTATGGTTTGGGGGTTTCAaagaaataatcaataaatgaTCCAACAGAGCGATTTGACATTTAGAAAGCAAGAGGAAACTTCAAAGTCGtggaaatcaaatttttatctcTAACTTAGAGTCAAaaataaacattcaaattcttatCCATGGTGTGATTGAACGTCACCAACATATCACGTTTGACATGTAGAtgatttgtatttgttttttattcatgtcaattattatttaaaaagaaataacttactgtaataaaattttaattttaacctctcaattatttaaaatctcacatttAAGATTTAGGGGTTACTGGGTGGGTCTGAGTTGCCACctatttttcaataatcaaataaGTTCAAAAGCAGTGGGGTGGATTGAGTGTGAGTTTAGTAcacaaaataattcattttctacACAAACAATTCAATCAACCCCACTgattaattacaaattcaataaatttaatactcTCATTAATTAATCCTGTTTTATATTCCTTCTTTAtacattaagaaaataaaaatccattttactattattaatcTGAAGTCTCAACAGATACACAGATTTCCCACTGAATGTAGAAAAGTGGTTTGGTTTGGATCATTGCATGATTCTTCTCCTATTCTCTTTCTcaataattagaatttaattgctGACATGTCATCTTAACAATGGGCTGAATTCAATCCCATCCAATCATCATatctttcttaaaatattcaaaaaccATACCCAATGAGCTAAGTCGTTGTCCTTTCCATGTGCTCCACCAACCCAACCAGTTTCTGTTCATcgttttctttcatttctctgCAAAACTTACTCAAAAAGCAGAAAGATTATACGAAACAAATGAAGTTCGAGATTGCTTCTTTTGAAGAACAAAGGGGTATGAAAGTCTTCCAATGTAGTAAATGGGAAATAATGACTGTTGGAAAGCCTAAGTAATCAGAAAATTGAGTACAAAACTCTCAATCTAAACATGTATTTGAAATGGAATTATCAATGTCAATTGGGGTTGGTGAAATGACGCAAAAAATGTCACAATGCCGGTTGTGATTGGATATTCCACATTATAAGACTAAAAACCatagaataaacaaatacCTTCAATCTCATTTCAATATAGACacatcaaataattatgaCGATACAAATTCATGAACACCTAGATTATCAACCAACAACTACGCTTATTAAACTAATGACaatgataaaattgaattaatcaCAACATATccatgttttttatttctgtAATTAATCATAAACCAGAGGCTTTGGAAGTGTTCATCACGTTACCGTCCGGATTATAGGAGCTTACACCACCACCAACACCACCGACACTAGGTCTCCCATGATCAACCGCCACCGGAGCCATGGTCTGATACGGTGGCGCGGTGGTAAAGTAAACTTGTCGGCCGGTGTTATGATCATATGCAACCTGAGTGTAGCCGGCCTCGTTTACGGTAATTTTGGGCTGCATCATTTGAATCCCCTCTGAAGTGTAAACCCCAACATTTGGTTGTGCCACCGAACTATGAACCTGGGCTTCACGGTATGTTGGCATTCCGTAATAAGGCTGGTGCCCAACTGGTCCGTTGATGGGTCTAAGCGTTTGAGCTTGAAATAAACCCCCGGCAGTCGGAATTAGATATATTGACTGGTCGGTGGCCGGAGCATTGGCTGAAGCAGCTACTGTATAACCACTGGAGATCATCTGCCTGTCGGGGAAGTATGCCGTGGGGACTGCTAATGGTACAGGCAGAGGAACTGCCGCCGGTGGTGGAGCGATTTTCTCTGCAATTTTTGGTGGGTGAGAATCGCTTGCAGAAGTTTTTGAGTTAGTCTCATCGCTGCTTCTCTCATTCGTCACTTGCAACCTCTGCAAATCCAGAATCTGCTTTTGAAACTCCGACGGAGAAACAACAGGTTCTCCGACTAAATGACGATCTTCAGATCCACAATCAGACCCCGCGGAAACGTCCTTCACCACCGTGTTCGAGGCGGGTAAATCCGTCAAGTTAGAACCAGAAACAGGAGTGGGATGGTAACCTTTATCAAATCCAAACAAGAAATCAGGATTCGAGGCAGATCCAGGAGGATCAACAGGAGAGGAGGAAGAATCTTCCAGAGGCTGAATCCGCACAGAATTCAACGCATCGACGAACCATTGCCTGTCCGACTTGGGGTCCTGGGAGGCAAGAATCTTGGGAACAACAGGTGAGTTTAAAGGGAAGAGAAAAAGCCGTAACCTCGCAGGCTTCGAGACACGATACAACCGGTCATACTCCAACATCATATGCTCAAGATCCTCATCGTTGGTAACAGAAATCAAAGCATCGAGATCTTCACCAGGGAGTTGGTACTTAAAACAAACAGTAACATCGCAGAGAGAAGATAACCTGGAAGAAAGAGCAGAGAAAGTGATAGTACGATCGACGGCGAGAATCTTGGTGTCGCCACCGGTGTAAGTGAGTTGATTGTCGTGAGCTCTGGGTTGTATCTTACCGCCATAGCTACACATGAATTTGACTTTGTAGTTGTGATGGGTGGGGTTGAGATTGGTAGAGGGGTCGTCCCAAGAAGGATTTTCGCATGAACGAGGAGAGGAGTCGCGAGAATCCGGATAGGAGGAGTAGGAATAGTTATCcattagagaaaataaaatgaaaagatattgAATAGAGAAACcgaggaaaagaagaagaaaaaggagaatgaGGTTTTAGTGTTTAGTAGGCATTGATGATAATGAGAGATTATTCTTTCACGGGGAGGGGGGGAAGGAAAAGCtgaaacagaaacagaaacagGAAATGTATGGTTACGGCGGAGAAAGGAGGAGgatggaggaagaagatgaaggggGGGGGGTGGATGTGTGGGACCAAGAGTTGCGGCTGTGTGTGGGCCCATAAGGAGATGAGTTATAACAGCTGTGGGACCCCAATTGGTTTagtgttaaaagaaaaaaaaaaaaaaaagcagttTTGACAGCCAGGTTTTTGCGTATTTCTGCTTTTgctaacaacaaaaaattaaaacgtGAATAGATACTTCAATTACCGCAATGCCCTCCATCGAATATTTAACTTTGCTGTCATtcatataaactaaattaataaacaataaatttgatttaatatggGAAATTAGtgtttaaagtttataaagaTTATAGGGGAAAACAAGCAAATTGGTCAAATATCGTTTTCGTGAGAAGATCTgcacttttttcattttttctttttgtaaaaatatgagtataagattttatgttttatatatagttatgGAAGATACACGATTTATtaccaaaattattgaaataaaaacaaccaaCCATATTACATTTTGGTTTATACATTTACTTCCAATCTTCATTtacctatttttattttgtttgctttactttcatttatttgaCCAATCAAAACTTTCCTATATGTATATCTCAAATagaattgaacaaaaaaaaaatatattttttcgtATTTGTTTACTCGCCTATTATTGTTGAATTAAACAAACGTTGAAGTTTATTTGCATAGATGGCAAAAAAGCACAAAATAGTAGTTGttactaatatttatatagtataagaataaaataactaCATAGATAGCACAACAAATAGTAAAATACCATATCATCACTAGTAACGTCTATCAACAATTGATATTTGCTAATAATTTTTcacacatttcttttttattttttcacctTGAAAGCTATCAATAATGGCTACAATTGGTGAATATCGTTGATAGCTGTTATTGGTTGTAATATCGGCCATAACAACATAAGGATATCACTCATGTAATCTATAAGTAATATCCACAATGGGAtactatataaataatatcaaGGTAATACTACTATAAGGTGATATTGTGGTTGTTTATTTCTTAGTATgaatgaacaaagaaaaagactaGATTAGCATGATATCGATAATAACTTTGAATcactaataatatataatccATGTGATAGCTTCTAttactaataatataaattaaattaatatatttgtaagttttgttgaaataaattatttattccaAGTCATgctatcaatatttatatcatttagaaagttaaagttcaaattatcaatgataagtaaaaaaaaaaaaaacatattgaaatattataaatgaCGTTACTCATACGAATTATCACcgataaaaaatgatataattagtGGTAAAAGTATTACTAATACCACGGAGAGGAAGGAAATAAAAGGCAAAAttgacaatttaaaaaaattaccacaCGATTATGAACggtaaaaatggtaattttttaaatatcgtTCTcttgtattattgaatatattgattttttacatttttcggaaagtagaagaagagaaaaaaaaaaacttttgcgTTGGGCTATTTCTCACTAAGAAAAGTTCAAGATAAGTATTGGGCTTGGGCTTGGATCTAAAATTGGGTCAAGTTTTTTCAGCCATATTATACATATTGGGCTTGATACTCTAGGCCCATTTAAGTGTGAAAACTAAGaaagtgtttttgttttttctcgcGGGGGGACTGACAAACTGCTACACggaaatttattttcaataattttaacataagCTTTAGATTAATGTTTTCCCATTTAAATTAGTGTCACTAACactaataataacaaagaaatgTCATATAATTATGCTAAAATTCTCTCCACGACAATGAGCTAAAAATTACCAATTTGAACAAAACTCAACCAATCAATTAATAGAAGTAAAAATTCCATATATCCAAATAATAAAACGAGTCGAGAATTGTTCAACCTTAACTTAATTCAATACGTCAAAACTcgatgaaattttaataattatattgataataataacaaaaagaaatggaaagaaactTCCAAAATCTAAGATAGCAAAGTCAATAATGGGGGTAACACAGCACATGGCCTTGAagcattatattattttgtagcAAACCAAAACCATGAGTGTTCTAAAAGCAtggattttcattttatccACAATTTGAACTTTGATTAATTTCACACACtatggttttggaattttttggtgcattttttaaatatcaaagtCAAAAACACCAACCTcctttttttagggtttttttttaattaattaaaaaaaatttctgtCTGTCTATGAATACATACAAAACCATAGcatttttgtttaagttgCATTCAATACCACATTAaactaaataagaaaaagccaAAAAGGATGTTTAGTGAAATAAGAGTATATTTACATATCTATAGTGGATTTTTGGATGTTATCATAATGAAAATGTGCTGGAATGATGATAAGATGTAtgtttaaagaatttttaatacataaatatttttttttccatgaGTGCaagttttaatttacattacattacattaaTTGAATTAGTCTCGTCttagttttaatattcaaattttaaactaattaagctcataattttcttttccatgtattcatattaattcaaactcttaataaatattctctttgttttcatcattccaaaatatttaattttttcccaATTCCTAAAAAGTCAAACGTGGAAAGGTTAAAGAGatagtttataattaaattattttccatcTAAGGAAgtaatatttatatgattctaataatatcaataaagTCAAGTAATAATCAAGAAATGGTTGTACTGAAGACAgcaaaatcttttttaaaaaattctaattattttgcCCTCAAACTATAAAGAGTAGAACATGTACAATTGGTAGTGGCCCACTGATCGAGATTAATGAACGATTTATGAAGTGTATTATATAACTTTAATGACATTAATAATTGCCTTACTTAGCCAGGCAAATTACTTCCCTAATATGCTACAAATTAGCATCAATAATACaacccaaaaacaaaaacccattTCCGTTTACTTTAAACCCTTTTTCATTAGTCGAAACCGATTGGATCTCTACTTGTTGTCAATTAAACTATGCTTATGTAAGCAATAGTATTCTAAAGTCATCAAAGATAGAAGGATGATAATTAGTATTATATATTCAGAAGAAAATTTGCATTATATCacaaaaatgtttagaaaaaaaccgTTTATCACACCTCTTTTCGTATATTGCAAATCTATTTTAGTAAGGTAAGTGATATAAAGTCTattgattataattttaaataatatgcatgtttatattattatattattttccatttgtAAAAGTTGGAGAATATCTATAATTAAGACAATATCTCAATCacatttgaactttttctttcagTACAAACcatcattaaattaattaaacatagaTAGAGAATAAAGCAGATGTGTGGTATTGAGTGACACGTGTTTtgttttacatatttatttaagcCTCAAAGCATAGTATAAAGTTTATAacattaaattgatataaattgTGACGATCCCTAGAATCAAGTTCACGGGGCAAGACATGTTCTTATTGGAAATAGGTCCACTTCTTGGTTCACAACTTGACATcaccaca
Coding sequences:
- the LOC101221872 gene encoding uncharacterized protein LOC101221872, giving the protein MDNYSYSSYPDSRDSSPRSCENPSWDDPSTNLNPTHHNYKVKFMCSYGGKIQPRAHDNQLTYTGGDTKILAVDRTITFSALSSRLSSLCDVTVCFKYQLPGEDLDALISVTNDEDLEHMMLEYDRLYRVSKPARLRLFLFPLNSPVVPKILASQDPKSDRQWFVDALNSVRIQPLEDSSSSPVDPPGSASNPDFLFGFDKGYHPTPVSGSNLTDLPASNTVVKDVSAGSDCGSEDRHLVGEPVVSPSEFQKQILDLQRLQVTNERSSDETNSKTSASDSHPPKIAEKIAPPPAAVPLPVPLAVPTAYFPDRQMISSGYTVAASANAPATDQSIYLIPTAGGLFQAQTLRPINGPVGHQPYYGMPTYREAQVHSSVAQPNVGVYTSEGIQMMQPKITVNEAGYTQVAYDHNTGRQVYFTTAPPYQTMAPVAVDHGRPSVGGVGGGVSSYNPDGNVMNTSKASGL